From a single Sporosarcina oncorhynchi genomic region:
- a CDS encoding DUF1643 domain-containing protein translates to MITKEHDLKTTAIYSDNQKYRYSLTKMWNEEKPKATFVGINPSDATELIMDKTVMNLMNHLICKGYGQVEVVNLYAYRSKEQNGLINREDKFEMVNVEYVRQAIKGSKLIIVGWGRDADGKAKYKDALDTVKREIFYFKDRVKCFRDNKGNVICHLSIGYSDEWSLVDYPF, encoded by the coding sequence ATGATTACAAAAGAGCATGATTTAAAGACGACAGCAATTTATTCTGACAATCAAAAGTACAGATATTCATTAACGAAGATGTGGAATGAGGAGAAACCTAAAGCTACGTTCGTAGGAATAAATCCGAGCGATGCAACAGAATTGATAATGGATAAGACAGTTATGAATTTAATGAATCACCTGATTTGCAAAGGCTATGGACAGGTTGAAGTTGTTAATTTGTATGCTTATAGATCAAAAGAGCAAAACGGATTGATTAATAGAGAAGATAAATTTGAAATGGTTAATGTAGAATATGTTAGACAAGCTATAAAAGGTTCAAAGCTTATAATAGTTGGTTGGGGAAGAGACGCTGATGGAAAGGCGAAATATAAAGACGCCCTTGACACTGTAAAACGAGAAATATTTTACTTTAAAGACCGAGTAAAATGTTTCCGAGATAATAAAGGCAACGTTATCTGCCATTTAAGTATCGGATACAGCGATGAGTGGAGCTTGGTGGATTATCCATTTTGA
- a CDS encoding integrase core domain-containing protein codes for MKLYNLRSYIIEWLQYAIHFLQLYFQSTHTIRMENIALRSQLALYVQRYEKENLPKPTPTPAFRQLWVLLSKSMPHWKEVLLLVKPETVIRWHRTAFKLHWRRLSKRKGRPTIPPATIQLIKRIHIENPLLSLEKIHERILLLGIEQAPAPNTIAKYLPVIRKPPSDRQIQSWKTFLNNHHHELWATDFFTIPTYKFQILYGLVIIHHQTRQIVYFAVTTNPTAQWTIQQFRNATPFGEVPKYLLHDNDPIFCSKAFQSFLKSSGIASKKTAYRSPWQNPYAERVIGTIKRELLDHVIPINERHLHSLLREYVNYYNTERPHQGINGKTPTPSPIQFPTTAEKTKLEATPVLNGLYHAYKKIA; via the coding sequence ATGAAACTATATAATTTACGTAGCTATATAATAGAGTGGCTTCAGTATGCAATTCACTTTCTGCAACTCTACTTCCAATCAACTCATACAATTAGGATGGAAAATATCGCCTTGAGAAGTCAATTGGCTTTATATGTCCAACGATATGAAAAGGAAAATCTTCCAAAACCGACGCCAACTCCAGCATTCCGGCAGCTTTGGGTGCTTCTCTCGAAAAGCATGCCTCACTGGAAAGAAGTACTGCTACTAGTAAAGCCAGAGACTGTCATCCGTTGGCATCGGACTGCCTTCAAATTACATTGGAGACGACTCTCAAAAAGAAAAGGACGACCTACAATACCTCCGGCTACCATTCAACTTATCAAACGAATACATATAGAAAACCCATTGCTGTCACTTGAGAAAATTCATGAACGAATATTGCTACTTGGAATTGAACAGGCACCCGCTCCAAACACAATCGCAAAATATCTGCCTGTTATCAGAAAGCCGCCTTCTGATCGACAGATCCAATCTTGGAAGACCTTTCTGAATAACCATCATCATGAACTATGGGCAACCGATTTCTTCACCATTCCAACATATAAGTTTCAGATTCTGTATGGTTTAGTTATCATCCACCATCAAACCCGTCAAATCGTCTATTTCGCAGTCACTACGAATCCAACAGCTCAATGGACCATACAGCAATTTCGAAACGCAACGCCTTTCGGAGAAGTACCTAAGTATCTGCTACATGACAACGACCCGATTTTTTGTTCCAAGGCGTTTCAGTCCTTCCTAAAATCATCGGGAATTGCATCAAAGAAAACTGCATACCGCTCTCCGTGGCAGAATCCTTATGCGGAAAGAGTCATTGGAACAATCAAAAGAGAATTGCTAGATCACGTTATCCCAATAAATGAACGGCATCTGCATTCACTGCTCCGGGAGTATGTTAATTATTACAATACTGAACGGCCACATCAGGGAATCAACGGCAAGACGCCGACTCCTTCTCCAATTCAGTTTCCAACAACAGCGGAGAAGACAAAGCTGGAAGCAACACCCGTATTAAACGGGCTCTATCATGCATATAAAAAGATCGCATAA
- a CDS encoding integrase core domain-containing protein, with protein MPWQTPYAERVIGTIKRKLLDQVIPMNERHLHTLLREYIRNYYNTDRTH; from the coding sequence TTGCCTTGGCAAACCCCCTATGCTGAAAGGGTCATTGGTACGATTAAGAGAAAGTTGTTAGACCAAGTTATCCCAATGAATGAGCGGCATCTACATACTCTTCTAAGAGAATATATTAGAAACTATTACAATACTGATCGAACGCATTAA
- a CDS encoding S-layer homology domain-containing protein, with the protein MINQRKFLASTLAATLVATAVVPAASAASFKDLKGNTHEEAVLALVNAKVINGYPDGTFKPNKTLTRSDVVKLLGKYLVSEGFQVPSDYKTKSRFTDVTMKDSGDELLKYAAMVKDYGILGGSNGKLLAKEDMTREDMAIALVRLINVVEVIDVVSYVDGQRFTGDVTDLHAAKASARPYILVLDYFDITNPALDKFNPKSTTTRGQFATFLFRVTNQKIGDMVAPKADLTDFKATGSDTFTVVFNQEVELKNAKYAVKKGNSDVAISSVEISKDKKSAKLIMSSKLSEGNYTVSVSGVADSVFMKTTAVANEKAASIEFLNEHAVPDATGNKVRIGYKVINQYGEDMTSNVPNVVASSNVTGTGSDTIVKHAEGIVEITKATRASNFKQGDKISVSITDRATAITQSKVVTVVSKSKVSEVDITGLYNDINQSATFNIDANYEDFHLVLTAKDQYDMEVPAQDIADDVTVSVSDRSIIDVNRSVNTPVFTQLTIDGKRQTVLELKKPNNNKQGTAVISIRSKSTGKTATYEVTVAEGVKADTIALGTPQLTVADEKTEVPFLVYGTDGKEISNTAVLNNANGVNVMTNDRLVKAVIENDPLTGKAKLYLIDSSNATSDRQVLITATTANNKATTMYVTMRAKAEASRITAMKDIETNVFVGGVITLSKDAIVVIDQYGRDIVLNNSNMATAVNTSNTGKYVIDVVALDDKVALSSNRLITATNAVTVTGKKKGSDYLRLNLQQIDSRGVARNVDSGYELNVKVTDKSSVVQYELKNIDIIYDNPAKTSTNNYAREVIVYGLTTDGNRVVIPASEYTVITGHEDLIYNASTGTIYVRGNKDIVDKDDQYIPVKVIVNADRQPVTLDQTVIITKAEPYANTVELQSSIGLTVQGQFLHIPGTTSNVNISSTDLKAVLKITDQYGEDISRSASDRIKLTATNLVNSNNDSTVPAVSGNGTNTLTFTGVQRGDSFFLTYFVDGKTLTTQVVVGQ; encoded by the coding sequence ATGATAAACCAAAGAAAATTCCTAGCAAGTACCCTTGCTGCTACATTAGTTGCGACGGCTGTTGTGCCTGCCGCGTCTGCTGCAAGTTTTAAAGATTTGAAAGGCAACACGCATGAAGAGGCCGTTTTGGCGCTTGTAAACGCTAAAGTCATTAATGGGTATCCGGATGGAACGTTTAAGCCGAATAAGACGTTAACTCGTTCGGATGTTGTGAAGTTGCTTGGCAAATATTTAGTGTCTGAAGGCTTTCAAGTCCCTTCCGATTATAAAACGAAAAGCCGATTCACCGATGTAACGATGAAGGATTCTGGCGACGAGTTGCTCAAGTATGCGGCGATGGTCAAGGACTATGGAATTTTAGGTGGAAGCAATGGAAAGTTGCTTGCGAAAGAAGATATGACACGTGAGGATATGGCGATTGCGCTAGTCCGTCTTATTAATGTAGTGGAAGTGATTGATGTCGTCTCTTATGTAGACGGACAGCGGTTCACTGGCGATGTGACGGATTTGCATGCCGCGAAAGCTTCTGCCCGCCCGTACATTTTAGTGTTGGATTATTTCGATATTACGAATCCTGCACTGGATAAATTCAATCCGAAAAGCACGACGACGAGAGGCCAATTTGCGACATTCCTCTTCCGTGTGACAAATCAAAAAATAGGGGATATGGTTGCCCCGAAAGCGGATCTGACAGACTTCAAAGCGACGGGATCGGATACGTTCACAGTGGTATTCAATCAAGAAGTTGAGCTGAAGAATGCTAAGTACGCGGTGAAAAAGGGCAATTCCGATGTCGCGATTTCAAGTGTGGAAATTTCAAAGGACAAGAAGTCTGCGAAACTCATCATGTCTTCCAAACTGTCAGAAGGGAACTATACGGTTTCTGTGTCAGGTGTTGCGGACTCTGTATTCATGAAAACGACAGCTGTAGCGAATGAAAAAGCTGCATCGATCGAATTCCTGAATGAGCATGCCGTACCTGATGCGACTGGTAACAAGGTGAGAATTGGGTATAAAGTCATCAACCAATACGGCGAAGATATGACGTCAAACGTCCCGAATGTCGTTGCAAGCTCAAACGTAACGGGTACCGGCAGTGATACGATCGTGAAGCACGCTGAAGGAATCGTGGAAATCACGAAGGCGACGAGAGCTTCCAACTTCAAACAAGGGGATAAAATTTCGGTTTCGATAACTGACCGCGCGACTGCCATTACCCAATCGAAAGTCGTGACAGTTGTGAGTAAGTCGAAAGTATCCGAAGTGGATATTACAGGACTTTACAATGATATCAATCAATCGGCAACTTTCAATATCGATGCGAATTATGAAGATTTTCATCTCGTGCTGACAGCCAAGGACCAATATGACATGGAAGTACCGGCACAGGATATTGCAGATGATGTGACTGTTTCCGTATCGGACCGGTCCATTATCGACGTCAATCGCAGTGTAAACACGCCGGTCTTCACACAATTGACAATCGATGGTAAAAGACAAACGGTACTTGAGCTAAAAAAACCGAATAATAATAAACAAGGAACAGCGGTCATTTCAATCAGATCCAAATCCACAGGGAAAACGGCAACATACGAAGTAACAGTCGCTGAAGGTGTGAAGGCGGATACGATAGCTCTCGGGACGCCGCAATTGACCGTTGCTGATGAAAAAACAGAAGTCCCGTTCCTCGTATATGGCACTGATGGAAAAGAAATATCGAACACGGCTGTGTTGAATAATGCGAACGGCGTGAACGTGATGACGAATGATCGACTTGTCAAAGCGGTCATTGAAAACGATCCACTTACAGGCAAGGCGAAATTGTACTTGATCGATTCGTCAAACGCAACATCAGACCGTCAAGTGCTCATTACAGCAACGACAGCGAATAACAAAGCGACGACAATGTATGTAACGATGAGGGCGAAAGCGGAGGCAAGCAGGATTACGGCGATGAAAGATATTGAAACGAATGTTTTTGTCGGAGGAGTCATTACGCTATCGAAGGATGCCATTGTCGTCATCGATCAATATGGCCGTGACATTGTCTTGAACAATTCGAACATGGCGACAGCAGTGAACACAAGCAACACCGGGAAGTACGTCATCGATGTGGTAGCATTGGATGACAAAGTAGCGCTTTCTTCAAACAGATTGATTACCGCTACAAATGCGGTCACTGTCACGGGCAAGAAGAAAGGGTCCGATTACCTAAGGCTTAATTTACAGCAAATCGACTCTAGAGGTGTCGCTAGAAATGTGGATTCAGGTTATGAACTGAATGTGAAAGTGACGGATAAATCAAGCGTCGTACAGTATGAATTGAAAAATATCGATATCATTTACGATAACCCTGCAAAGACGTCCACGAATAATTATGCCCGAGAGGTGATCGTCTACGGCCTAACGACGGATGGAAATAGAGTTGTCATTCCGGCATCTGAATATACGGTCATAACGGGACATGAAGATCTGATTTATAATGCATCAACGGGCACCATTTACGTTCGCGGGAATAAAGATATTGTCGATAAGGATGATCAGTACATTCCGGTAAAAGTGATCGTCAATGCGGATCGCCAACCTGTAACTCTTGACCAAACTGTCATCATCACAAAAGCGGAGCCGTATGCAAATACGGTTGAGCTCCAATCATCTATCGGGTTGACAGTGCAGGGTCAGTTCCTGCATATCCCAGGGACAACGTCGAATGTGAACATCTCTTCTACGGACTTAAAAGCGGTACTCAAAATTACGGACCAATATGGCGAGGATATTTCGAGATCTGCTTCCGATCGCATTAAACTGACAGCTACAAATCTTGTTAATTCAAACAATGACAGCACAGTCCCGGCGGTCTCAGGCAACGGTACAAACACGCTGACATTTACAGGTGTTCAACGCGGCGACTCCTTTTTCTTGACGTATTTTGTCGACGGCAAGACATTAACGACACAAGTAGTCGTCGGGCAATGA
- a CDS encoding S8 family peptidase, which yields MRKKCLGIVVFLLAIGLSFIGNVDVATASAESDRVIVKLVDEDGVESVESILLEDLTKYNEGRLSDKSSILYKVQDVEVMQPDFIRTIAVEKPTSSKATSWGTERIGVRNYKNSLATSKGTVIVATIDTGVDYTHPFLEGRITDGYDFVDNDTDPMDMHFHGTHVAGIIAETTPASVKIMPIRVLNEEGKGYDSDVANGIRYAVDNGARIINMSFAGEGFSFYLADAIDYALSKNVLVIVAAGNESANTNIYFPASDKRVIVVSATDKDDKVASFSNTGATIDVSAPGVDILSSVPGGQFKSLSGTSMAAPHVSGITAMLKLEQPILSRQGIERLLKKYVDDKGPVGWDSQYGEGIVNVVSLGADNVSTIVEKSPVSSPEFITLPEHRDVPLDKKWTIEFNRLLTEQDTIDIKVYMDVNELPIQVTPKDGKMEIIVSANQLYRPNTAYRLVIYSGKENKYEMHFMTGSK from the coding sequence ATGAGAAAAAAGTGCCTAGGGATTGTTGTATTTTTACTTGCAATAGGTTTGTCGTTTATAGGCAATGTAGACGTAGCAACAGCTTCGGCAGAATCGGACAGAGTCATTGTGAAATTGGTAGATGAGGATGGCGTTGAATCAGTAGAAAGTATTTTGCTAGAAGATCTTACGAAATACAACGAAGGACGTCTTTCGGATAAATCTTCTATCTTATACAAAGTGCAAGACGTAGAGGTTATGCAGCCAGACTTCATTAGGACGATCGCAGTGGAAAAGCCGACGAGCAGTAAGGCGACATCTTGGGGAACAGAGCGGATTGGAGTAAGGAATTATAAGAATTCCCTTGCTACATCGAAAGGAACTGTAATTGTCGCCACAATCGATACAGGCGTCGATTACACACATCCGTTTCTAGAAGGCCGGATTACGGATGGATATGATTTCGTCGACAACGATACGGATCCGATGGACATGCACTTTCATGGAACGCATGTAGCGGGAATCATTGCGGAAACTACCCCGGCAAGTGTGAAAATAATGCCGATCCGCGTCCTGAATGAAGAAGGGAAGGGCTATGATTCAGACGTGGCAAACGGTATCCGTTATGCGGTCGACAATGGCGCCCGTATTATAAATATGAGTTTTGCCGGAGAAGGGTTTTCCTTTTACTTGGCAGATGCAATCGACTATGCTCTTTCCAAAAATGTTCTTGTCATCGTTGCTGCAGGCAATGAAAGTGCGAATACCAATATTTATTTCCCGGCATCCGACAAAAGGGTAATTGTCGTATCGGCGACAGACAAAGATGACAAAGTAGCGAGCTTCAGCAATACAGGCGCGACAATCGATGTATCCGCCCCAGGCGTGGACATCCTGTCGAGTGTGCCGGGCGGACAATTTAAAAGTTTGAGCGGCACATCGATGGCAGCCCCGCATGTTAGCGGCATTACCGCCATGCTGAAACTGGAACAGCCGATCTTGTCTCGTCAAGGGATTGAACGGTTGTTAAAGAAATATGTCGATGACAAAGGACCGGTCGGATGGGATTCACAATACGGGGAAGGCATTGTCAACGTCGTTTCATTAGGTGCGGATAATGTATCGACCATCGTAGAGAAATCACCAGTTTCATCGCCAGAATTCATTACGTTACCTGAACACCGGGACGTTCCATTGGATAAAAAATGGACGATTGAATTCAATCGACTACTCACCGAACAGGATACGATTGATATAAAAGTATATATGGATGTCAATGAACTTCCGATTCAAGTAACACCGAAAGACGGAAAGATGGAAATCATCGTTTCGGCCAATCAACTGTATCGTCCAAATACAGCGTATCGGCTAGTTATCTATTCAGGGAAAGAGAATAAATATGAGATGCATTTTATGACGGGTTCTAAATAA
- a CDS encoding S8 family serine peptidase, which translates to MKKKKKQLHKLFSAIMAFAMVFTLLAPMNALAADDAKPVQQNGISEGNIQAQAAIAEQLAILAGPAVLHEDLLGLSGEQEVDVIVHLSEKPVALEKGIKELAGQKFTSAEGTSVEKKVNVQQSQVKKTMKVKNIKFKEGYSFDTVLNGFAATVKADDLGKLLEIDGVVLVEPDELRYAVGNPSNIDGQVDAAMSTSIPFLEIENLWENGIQGHEIKVGVLDTGIDYTHPEFEGVYKGGKNYVSHGSTYARTRAENDPYETSPLDRKSTTPEFDSQGNSFYTSHGTHVAGTIAAIGANEYNIKGIAPKVELYAYRVLGAYGSGATAGIIKAIDDSVKDKMDVINLSLGGSSNSSTASDAIAINNAMLGGTVAVVATGNSGPNRGTIGNPSTAALGIAVGNSTNPESMYEASVSVKAGSYNNTSTIKLMGVKFGKNVAEALKGEFDVVAIPSVGNPKDFTGIDVNGKVALISRGDIAFVDKIANAKAAGAKAVLIHNSATGTNTPGPADVFLGDSFGFIPAFDMSYTEGKALRDSLGSGTGKVSFSNVRSTKTTGDEMNSSSSRGPANPDFDIKPDVVAPGTNIMSSVPAYGKDFPDADYSESYDRYTGTSMATPHIAGIAALILQANPTWTPFDVKVTLSNTAKVLDKKFDVFAQGPGRVRPYEAAYPTILAYALGKTTFSGKEVDNEKGTVTFGKQGQVRDGNVTVKKQIRVEDVSGKGGDYSVRVETLKTFGDAKVTVNKSTFTLDGTEILDLTLTASKATPKSGDEILGYIYISGNSSEISLPFAADFSPLVLPTGVHYVELSGHDVSFNEDGVKDSTSLSFQLVGNYGNNYIGLHDLLSEDFEEDMGYIGYASTRRAGTYTLPIISTFTDWDNQEAGLVPIPEGVYLTAFYAQLSTGSRAWYGDLDFEPLFVVNSPATVGTAESHHTVGPNYTFNGTIVDKYIDFQEPLDEIEYGFDLYKKLFVTYDLTNANGDKVDEGSVNFALDGAFSLNLSKLTVGNNTLTIYVDDAAGNKAEYEYTIVAEVKFGLSVSPEKLALKVGDTEQLEVTVTEEFEGGKVESTDKGTGTVEEVIVTDTNDIGSIVAGTEIEIELGDSGTVEEETETESDNSGTVEEGTELEADDNGTIEERTDGDEVEVVDVIADADYSSDNEDVVIVSDTGLVTTVGTGTATITVSYEGMEATVAVEVAPIVTISVDNSNLSIERGKTGSVRVTETTKTSIEGEPTVTNVTDNAQYSVANNSMVTVDKGVITANATGTTTITITHGKNTVTVTVTVTDPAPNPGSGGGGGNSGGGGGYFPSTPTTPTTPTKPDPVKPDPVKPEPVKPVIFTDVTDHWAELYIQKAVQLGLFKGYEDGTFKPNNQLTRAQAVSLIVRALGLETDEAAPFNDIGKYAEETQAEIAAAYKYGIVKGNNGSFKPAEKVTRAQIALMISRAYEYKIGETYTPTAIAPFSDYGNYNEETVSAISMLYELKIITGFEGKFMPQDPTTRAQAAKMFVNIMELLQ; encoded by the coding sequence TTGAAGAAGAAGAAGAAACAGCTTCATAAGTTATTCAGTGCAATCATGGCATTTGCCATGGTCTTTACGCTGCTAGCGCCGATGAATGCATTAGCGGCTGATGATGCAAAGCCAGTCCAGCAGAATGGCATTAGTGAAGGCAATATCCAAGCACAAGCTGCAATTGCTGAACAATTGGCTATTCTAGCTGGACCAGCAGTCCTGCACGAGGATTTACTAGGTTTATCAGGCGAACAAGAAGTGGATGTCATTGTCCATCTATCCGAAAAACCTGTCGCGCTAGAAAAAGGGATTAAAGAGCTGGCGGGCCAGAAATTTACTAGCGCTGAAGGAACTTCAGTAGAAAAGAAGGTAAATGTGCAACAAAGTCAAGTGAAAAAAACAATGAAAGTAAAGAACATTAAGTTCAAAGAAGGTTATTCCTTCGACACAGTCCTTAATGGTTTTGCGGCAACTGTCAAGGCTGATGATTTAGGGAAATTGCTTGAAATCGATGGCGTTGTTCTCGTTGAACCAGATGAATTGAGATACGCGGTTGGCAATCCATCAAATATTGATGGACAAGTTGACGCAGCGATGTCTACAAGTATACCTTTTCTTGAAATAGAAAATCTTTGGGAAAATGGAATTCAAGGTCATGAGATTAAAGTTGGTGTTCTTGATACAGGTATCGACTACACACACCCTGAATTTGAAGGAGTTTATAAAGGCGGTAAAAACTATGTTTCACATGGTTCCACTTATGCAAGAACTCGTGCGGAGAACGATCCATATGAAACATCACCTTTAGATCGAAAGAGTACAACGCCTGAATTCGATTCACAAGGTAACTCTTTCTACACATCTCACGGCACGCACGTAGCGGGTACAATCGCGGCAATCGGGGCAAATGAATACAACATCAAAGGGATTGCACCTAAAGTCGAACTGTATGCATACCGAGTACTCGGTGCCTATGGTAGCGGTGCTACAGCCGGTATCATTAAAGCGATTGATGATTCTGTTAAAGACAAAATGGACGTCATTAACTTATCACTTGGTGGCTCTTCAAATAGTTCAACTGCATCTGATGCAATTGCGATTAACAATGCGATGCTCGGTGGAACGGTTGCTGTTGTAGCAACAGGGAACTCGGGACCAAACCGTGGAACAATCGGAAACCCATCAACAGCCGCGCTAGGCATTGCTGTCGGGAACTCGACGAATCCTGAGAGTATGTACGAAGCTAGTGTTTCTGTTAAGGCTGGATCGTACAACAATACATCTACTATTAAATTGATGGGTGTAAAATTTGGTAAAAATGTAGCAGAAGCATTGAAAGGTGAATTTGACGTCGTCGCAATACCTAGCGTAGGAAATCCTAAAGACTTTACAGGTATTGATGTTAACGGCAAAGTAGCACTCATTTCCCGTGGAGATATTGCGTTTGTTGATAAGATTGCAAATGCAAAAGCTGCAGGAGCGAAAGCTGTGTTAATTCATAACTCAGCAACCGGAACGAATACACCAGGACCAGCGGATGTATTCCTTGGTGATTCATTCGGCTTCATTCCTGCGTTTGATATGTCTTACACTGAAGGAAAAGCGCTTCGCGATTCATTGGGTTCAGGCACAGGAAAAGTGTCATTCAGCAATGTTAGATCTACAAAAACGACAGGTGATGAGATGAACTCATCCAGCTCACGAGGACCGGCGAATCCGGATTTTGATATTAAGCCAGATGTTGTTGCACCCGGAACAAACATCATGTCTTCGGTACCTGCATATGGAAAAGATTTTCCGGACGCAGATTATAGCGAGTCTTATGACAGATACACAGGTACTTCCATGGCGACACCACATATTGCAGGTATTGCTGCATTAATCCTTCAGGCAAATCCTACATGGACGCCATTCGATGTGAAAGTGACCCTTTCGAATACTGCGAAAGTGCTTGATAAAAAGTTTGACGTATTTGCACAAGGACCTGGACGCGTCCGGCCTTACGAAGCGGCATATCCGACAATCCTTGCCTATGCACTTGGTAAAACCACATTTAGCGGTAAAGAAGTGGATAACGAAAAAGGTACAGTGACTTTTGGTAAGCAGGGTCAAGTGAGAGACGGAAATGTTACAGTTAAAAAGCAGATTCGTGTGGAAGATGTCTCGGGGAAAGGTGGAGACTATTCAGTACGAGTTGAAACGTTAAAAACTTTTGGAGATGCTAAAGTTACAGTAAACAAATCAACATTTACATTGGATGGCACAGAGATCCTTGACCTAACATTAACTGCATCGAAAGCAACACCAAAATCTGGAGATGAGATTTTAGGTTATATTTATATTTCCGGCAACAGCTCTGAAATTTCATTGCCATTTGCAGCCGACTTCTCGCCGTTAGTGTTACCTACGGGTGTGCATTATGTAGAGCTTTCGGGCCACGATGTATCATTTAACGAAGATGGAGTGAAGGATTCGACATCTCTTTCGTTCCAGTTGGTTGGAAACTATGGTAACAACTATATTGGGTTACATGATTTGTTGAGTGAAGACTTTGAAGAGGATATGGGCTATATCGGATATGCCTCAACTCGCAGAGCTGGTACGTACACACTTCCAATTATAAGCACATTTACGGATTGGGATAACCAGGAAGCGGGATTAGTGCCGATTCCTGAAGGTGTTTATCTTACTGCGTTTTATGCACAATTATCTACTGGATCAAGAGCTTGGTATGGTGATTTGGATTTCGAACCACTTTTCGTAGTAAACAGTCCCGCGACAGTTGGAACGGCTGAATCACATCATACAGTTGGACCGAACTACACGTTCAACGGAACAATTGTGGATAAATATATCGATTTTCAAGAACCTCTTGATGAAATTGAATATGGTTTTGATTTATACAAAAAGCTGTTCGTTACGTACGATTTAACAAATGCGAATGGTGACAAAGTAGATGAGGGGTCAGTGAATTTCGCCTTGGACGGTGCTTTCTCACTTAACCTCAGTAAATTAACAGTAGGCAACAATACATTGACAATATACGTTGACGATGCTGCAGGTAATAAAGCGGAATATGAATATACAATTGTCGCTGAAGTAAAATTTGGACTATCTGTATCACCAGAGAAGTTAGCATTAAAAGTAGGTGACACCGAACAATTAGAGGTTACCGTAACTGAAGAATTTGAAGGGGGCAAAGTAGAATCTACTGATAAAGGAACTGGTACCGTTGAAGAAGTAATTGTAACGGATACCAATGATATCGGAAGTATTGTGGCAGGAACAGAAATAGAAATAGAACTCGGTGATAGTGGTACCGTTGAAGAAGAGACGGAAACTGAATCCGATAACAGCGGTACTGTTGAAGAGGGTACAGAACTAGAAGCCGATGACAACGGTACAATAGAAGAAAGAACAGATGGAGATGAAGTTGAAGTAGTGGACGTTATAGCAGATGCGGATTACTCGAGTGATAATGAGGATGTTGTCATCGTTTCTGATACAGGTTTAGTCACCACAGTAGGAACAGGAACTGCGACAATCACAGTTTCATACGAAGGCATGGAAGCTACAGTAGCCGTTGAGGTTGCACCAATCGTAACAATTTCAGTAGACAACTCAAATCTTTCAATTGAAAGAGGAAAAACGGGTTCTGTCAGAGTGACCGAAACAACAAAAACTTCGATTGAAGGCGAGCCAACAGTCACCAATGTAACTGATAATGCGCAATACTCTGTCGCAAATAATTCAATGGTAACCGTCGATAAAGGCGTCATAACTGCAAATGCAACTGGTACAACAACTATCACAATTACTCATGGAAAAAATACTGTCACAGTAACCGTAACAGTAACAGATCCAGCACCTAACCCAGGAAGTGGTGGGGGTGGAGGTAACAGCGGTGGTGGCGGCGGATACTTCCCGTCAACACCAACAACACCAACAACACCAACAAAGCCAGATCCGGTTAAACCAGATCCAGTCAAACCTGAACCAGTTAAACCTGTGATATTTACGGATGTAACAGACCACTGGGCAGAGCTCTACATTCAAAAAGCTGTACAGTTAGGCCTCTTCAAAGGATACGAAGATGGCACATTTAAACCGAACAATCAGTTGACACGTGCGCAAGCTGTCTCCTTAATTGTCCGTGCATTGGGCTTGGAAACGGATGAAGCAGCACCTTTCAACGACATCGGAAAATATGCCGAAGAAACACAAGCTGAAATCGCTGCTGCCTACAAATACGGAATCGTCAAAGGGAATAACGGTAGCTTCAAGCCTGCGGAAAAAGTCACTCGTGCACAAATCGCATTGATGATCTCTCGGGCATACGAATACAAAATAGGAGAAACTTACACACCAACAGCAATTGCACCATTCTCCGACTATGGCAACTACAATGAGGAAACGGTTAGTGCCATTTCGATGCTATACGAATTAAAAATCATAACAGGCTTCGAAGGCAAATTCATGCCACAAGACCCGACAACTCGCGCACAAGCAGCGAAGATGTTTGTCAATATTATGGAGCTACTACAATAA